The Marmota flaviventris isolate mMarFla1 chromosome 5, mMarFla1.hap1, whole genome shotgun sequence genome includes the window TGTAATGAAATAGCAATATTTTCATTGTCAAGTTGTGAATTTCTATATTACTTTTCAGGAAGACtagattctgctttttttttaatttgttccagCCATTTCCATTTAGTAGCAGCGAAATTTAGTAGCAGTGACTTAAAGGTAATAGGTGAGGAGTAGAGGGTAAAGGGGAATTGGCCATGTATTGACAATTATTGAAATATGTTTCTCtatgttcttcattttctttagaaataaattaattaaacataaTAGGAGTGAAATACTAGATGCTTTTTTCTTGAAGTAGACACAGCAATAGATAAAGGCACCAAATTCTTCTGCTGTAAAAGTACCAAACAAACCAGTGTTCAACCAGTTCAACAAGAAAATGTCATTCAGGCCAACTGACTAATGCACCATCtagcctgcttttttttttctttcttttaatatttttttttagttgttgataaacctttattttatttatttaatgtggtgtctcacacacaccaggcaagtgccctattgctgaggcccagccccagccttgtGGCCTGCTTTAATAAGAATAAATCATATATAAGCCTTAATGTATGAcatcaaaaacaactttattctaTAGATGGTTTGTTCAGATACAGCCCAATCTCCATGCTACCTGAAAAAATATGGTCAATGTTAATTTTCATTGACTAATATTTGTTAAACTTTACAAATACAGTTAGAGCAGTGATACAGGCTTTTCCATATTTATCTTCCTAAATGAACTATGACATTGACATTCACCAATTTTATTCACATAACTATGGAAGTCATATTCTGCTAATTCCCCCAAATGCCCCTTTTCATTTGCCTTGGCATAAGACTAAGGTGTTGtcaaatatctttcaaaaaaaaaaaaaaaagagagagagaattgattCGATATACATAGCTGTCATGAGTCTAATTTCACAAGTTCATTTATTTAGATCACTTCTTTTTCTGCCCATATTTTgtgcctttcatttttttttcttcttttaaaattattctttctccATTAGGCTACATTTTAGGTTGTCCACAATTTGTTGGACTTGTTACTTGCCATGTCCTTTTTAGTGTCaacttattttctcattctttcaattttcttagCCAATTTACTAGTCCATATTATCAACAATGTTTGAGAAGTATATGTATCTCCAATTTTACCAATCACAAACGGTATAAATTTGAGGAGTACAAATAACTGTGACAAACTTTACTCATAACTACATCCAACAAAAAGTTCTCCCTTTCCTAATCCTCTAACTACATTTTCACAGAGGGCAGCATTACATCATCTTGCCATCTTGCCTCGCTGTATGGCTCTaggttttgtcatttttatctgttttttatttgtccCTTATTAGGAAAACTTCTTGCTATAGGGAAAATCCATCTTTCTGGTATATTTGAATACACTTGATATACAGGAGATACACAGGATACCCAATACACAGGAGATAAGGTAGCCCAAGTGGGACAAAAGTCAAAACTAGTAAAGACTTTCGGaatcattataaattttatatctcaaatgcatttttaaaagtcataataaaatgtaaatctttTAAGCATTAATGATAGCTTATAATGCTAAGATTCTCTAGAAGCAATAACGAAGATGGGACTCTCaataaaacactaaaactaccatACACTTTGACTTCAAAGATAGAAACGGGGAGAGGATTGGCTAATAATCAACAGAAAGGTAAGGGGGAAAGTACAGGGCCACCTTAGCAGCAGAACAGTAAGGACCAGTCACGTCCACTGTTTTTAGTTTTCCAACCATGTTCCATTCCCAGAGATTTCTCCTAGTGGTCCAAGAATTCTTCCTTCCTTGGCTGCCACACCCATCTTTAAAAGAGCTGGgagtggggctgtggttgtggctcagcaatagaatgcttgcctagcgcgtgcgaggccctgggttcgatcctcagcagcacataaaaataaataaataaaggtattgtgtccaactacaactaaaaagtaaatattaagagagagagagagagagagagcgctggGAATGCTTCTGTCTTAGGACCTTTACAGTTCTCACTCCCCTCAACTCCTCCACATCCCTCCAGATAACCAATAGGCCTGCTACTTTCTTAACTCTTTCAAACTTTTGCTCAAATGTAATTTTCCCTCTAAGGTCAATATTTAAACATTGACACTCTCCAAGCTTTTTCCCACTTCTTATTACCTAATGTGAATTTATGTCAACCTACTCCAACCAATTTACTACATCCCATTTGGACACCCTTGCCTGTCGTTTCTTTAAATCCTGAAAGGGGAGCGGTTAAGGGGAGGAGCTAAGTTAAGGACTCACAGACCAGAACAACCGGCTCCTTAGGCTCCGCCCACCTGTGTCATCAGCTGCCGGCCGAAGAACACCGAAGACACTCCCCTCTTAGACGGCTCCGGAAACGCCTCTGTCAGCAGGCTCAGCACGTGGTCGTGACGTCAGCGCGCCCGCGCCAGCCGTCCTGACGCCCCAGGCTTCCGCGGGATCCTGGTGGAGTCACGTCTGCTTCACACTAAGGTGTTGctgtgattattattattcttattatttttttgtccaGACCTTCCttctgggcctgggcctggacgCTAAGATGTACCACAACAGCAGCCAAAAGAGACATTGGACTTTCGCCAGTGAGGAGCAGCTGGCGCGTCTGCGGGCCGACGCTAATCGCAAATTCAAATGCAAAGTGGTGGCAAACGGGAAGGTGAGGTCTCTGGCGGCCACCCGCTCTGCCCCGGCCTCAAAACTTTGAGCAGTTGCGGAGCTCTTTGGGCTTCCAACGCAACCTCTCACTCCCGCTTCCGCCTCCGCCTCCGCGGTGCGGAGTGTGTTTATCCAATAAGTAGGCGAGCATTGTGCCAGGCTCGGTGGGTACGGGGACTAGCAACGCAGTCCCCACAGTAGAGAGGCAGGCTGACTACGTCTTTGTAAAATGGCGAAGAACAGACCATAGATGCTGAGGCAGTGATGTCAGAGATGTCGGGGAAAGCTTTTCCCAGTAGTTGATGGGAAGAAGATGGGAAAAGAACATGCGCCACAAACAGCCGCATTAGTAGAGTGGAAAATCAAAAGCTGCATGGCAGGTGCATGGAATGTTTGAGGACATTTGGCTGAAACTGAGTACCTGTGCAGCAATAGCCTAAATAGGCAAGAAATTTTTAAGCCCAAGTAAGGACTTTGAAATTTATACAGAAACTATGGAGAActtttgaaagattttaaatGAGAGGGTAATCATATCAGGTCCTCGTTATAGAAAGAGCCCTCTGGCAACCTGGAGGTGGATTTCTTGAGGGAGTAAGACAGGAAACCTTCAAACCATTTGAAGATGTTTTGCAATGTGACCTCCTAGCCAACTCCCTGTACAGCCCTCAGCCTCCTTTTTAATCTCTCTTACAAGTCCCCCTACCCATTCCATGCCTCCAAGCCTGTTGCTATTGAGCTCCttttacacttaactgatttcaTATTTTAGTACTTGTATTACTTTGTTAGggatggctttaaaaaaaaaatctctaagaaCTGGGAACTAAAATCATAGAAATTTACTGAGATATTTGCTGTTTTTAATCTCAATTCATGTGACAGTGATTGACAAAGGATGCTGAAAACTTTCCATCCATGAAAAAGGTGTGTCTTCTTTTGAATTTACAATTAATGACATTAAACCTGCAAGCATATACTGTATCATGATTGTTTATGTATTCATGAAGCAACGTCCAGCTTACATGTGAAATGGTATAGTTTTAGTTCATCGgtatttttataaagatattttgtgcTATGCTTAGCAAATCTATAAAGAGAATGGTGGGTGGCATATTTTCCTTTGTTGCAGTTATAAACCTAATTTAATCTGAACAGAAGACAGTTTTACAGTTAATTCACTGAATTTATATTGTAATTTCTGCTCTAAAGGTTCTTCCAAATGATCCAGTCTTTCTTGAACCTCACGAAGAAATGACACTCTGCAAATACTATGAAAAAAGATTACTAGAATTCTGTTCAGTGTTTAAGCCTGCAATGCCAAGGTCTGTTGTGGTAAGTTATTATAGTAATGAAGTATGATGTCCTTTACCTGGCTTATGAAATCTGAccttttctaaatttctaaattcCCTATTCCCTCTAATCTGAAAAAATTCATCTTAGGttgtatttgtttagtttttatcaTATCTTTCAATAAAACCCTTAAATTATGAGTTTCTGTATCATATCTTGCAAAGTATTTCAAATCTTATAGAATTTTGAGGTCTGGGTAAGCcataatatccttattttatagagaaagaaaaagatacattttcTCTCCAGGTTCTCAACTAGTGAACAATAGAATTCGGAACAAAGATTAGTACTTTTCAATTCTGTCACACTCAATATATGATTGGAATAATGCATTGGAATAATGCAATAGTTAGTAATCATGTCCCAGTTGAAACTCATgccataaattttttaaaaccttcatTAGTAGAAGCTGGGGATTTATCTTTGATTTAGAAATTGTCTTCTGGTTGTTTCGTAGATACAGTTCTGAGATCCCTGTTTGTTTTTGATGGGGAAGACAATGGTAAGGAGAAATAGGTAGCTTATATTAAAAAGCAGAATGATAATGACAAAAGCCAGAGTGGAAGAgtgtataaaacatttttaccTTGCTTATTATCTCACGGGGTTTGTTGTGAAGCTCAAATACAAAAGTCAATATATATTAAGTGTTAAAGTTATGACCCAGTATAGAATCTCTCGTTAGGTGTCTTCATttttatagttgaaaaaaaaaattgaagtatattaaaatataagttcaaaaatatttgttatttcttaaCTCACAGATCTTTATCTGAGATATTAAAGATTCACAAAGAATTTTAGAATACTTTGTTAGTTTCTATCTTGAAATTTGGCTCTTTGCTGTTAAAGGAAGTATAAAATGAAGTAGTTGGTATAAGTGATTTTAGGATGAAGAAGCAATCCTTAAATTAACTTATGTAGAATTTGTCTTTATGCAACATGTTTATGACTGGTGaagaattttttatataaaatgacaaaatttttaaaaaaatatttgaaatgaatattctttttttctgtcataaAGTAGATTAAATGGTTATTTCAGTAGTTCTAGCCAAATAACatgtttgttaaaaatatagacaGCTCTTCGTTGAATTCAGCCCTGTTCATTATTAGCTATCTGAATAAATCACTTAACCTGGTTgattctcagtttctttttctgtagaCATAGTAATACTTCACCaagttgttgtaaggattaaaataGAATGATAGTTTTGTGCTTGGCACAGAGTGGGACACATTCAGTAAATAGTAGATGCTGCTTTTACAGTTCATTTCAGCAGCAGTGATCACAGTTATATCTCAGATCTCCTATGTCATATCTTATTGGATTAGTGGATTGAGAGCAGGTTTATTGTACCAACTATGATTTTCTGTTAGGACTTTTCCAACATTGGTTAGTTAATTtgtgaccatttgtatttttctgactCTAGACTTTTTTGAACTCCTtagttctaaaataaatatatatgttttaaaatccagTGACCATAAGGATTACTTAGAAGGCTTGATGTCAGATGGCCAAAGGGTGGGAAAGAATCTTCTAACTATGAAATTTTCATAATACTTAATCacaatttattttgattaaaGGAAAATTAGCAGTTATTGATATTTGTCTGGAGAGCATTTTCAGAGAAACCTTTGCACAAATAAGTTCTTTTTCACAAAATTTATCATGTATCATGTGCCAATAGAGCctgataatatatatatgtatatttttttttaaccttaggGTACAGCTTGCATGTATTTCAAGCGTTTTTATCTAAATAACTCTGTAATGGAATATCACCCACGGATAATAATGTGAGTATAAgtttgttattttcattaaagACCTTTATACTGTGTGAATATttgtgtgtgaggtgtgtgtatatgtaagaGACGGGGGATGGGGCAGAGGGACTAGGGAATTTCTCACTAAGGCAATTTAGATTGGCATTCATGTTTCATGTTCAGAATTTAAAATCCTTATTTACTTTTATCTCCTATAATATAGATGGCATCTGAACTTGTCcaaattcacattatttttctcaaactatttccttaatactgcttttttttttttttagtgacacTTTTGTTCTTTCAGTTGCTAAGCTGAGAATCATTTGTGGTGATGCCTTGCTGTCCCCACCCATTCAGTCTACAGATCTTGTAACTTCATTTTAACTTTAGTTAAACAGAGGtctgttttgtttctgctttGCTAAGCATGGTGCTCtttaatgaagataaaaatagtatGAGACTCAAGACTTTAAAATCACATTGTTCctacttattttctctttttcattcccATTCCTACCTGTCAAGCTCAGGTCTTTGATCCTTTGGAACTTCCAAAAGCTCTCTGCAGGAGCTTTCTTCTGGTTTTTGACTCTGAACTCATATAGTCACCACTTGAATTTTATAGGTTTGCCCATGAACTCATCATCCACTACTCAGATGACTTCAGAAATTTCTACTGATGGCCTtctgaaatgttcttttatttttatttttttaatacctttattaattttttttatattgtgctaaggattgaacccagggcctcaaacgagctaggcaagcactatacctctgagccacaaccccagccctgaaatgttCTTTTAACTTAAATCTTTTTTCCATAGTCATAtggtacatacatatatactgtTCTCTTTTTTAACTCCATAGTCATATGGTACATACATGTATACTGTTCTGGTTTTTAACTCTTTTATCTACATTTCATGATACAAACTACTGttctttctcaattattttttttccagatttgaGGTTGAACTATTTGAAACTACCATTGAGTCAATGGCCGAATGCCATGGCAATATTAGATCAACCTGATTTTATAGTTTGTCTTATGAATGCTAATGGATAGAAGTTGAAGAGgaactccccctcccccccactaATTTTCTGCAATATTTAACGTAATGACTTGTGAATATTAGGCAATTTTAGAAAGTACTTTTAGAACTAAAACATTTAGCTATTTCTCAAAAGTATATGCATGCACCTTCACTCTCCCTTATTTTTTCTTGTAGGCTTACTTGTGCATTTTTGGCTTGCAAAGTAGATGAATTCAATGTGTCTAGTCCTCAGTTTGTTGGGAACCTTCGGGAGAGTCCTCTTGGACAGGAGAAGGCACTGGAACAGATTTTGGAATACGAGCTACTCCTTATACAACAGCTTAATTTTCATCTTATTGTTCACAATCCTTATAGACCGTTTGAGGGCTTCCTCATTGATATAAAGGTAACTTATTATATGAAGTAAACTAGTGAGTATACTACTTCctattcttttaaagaatctAGAATTTTATAACCTTTAATAATCCTGAATTTCTCTCTTCTTGTGTGTCAGTGTAAATAATATGAGGAACTAAGTAACTCTTTCAATAGTAGGTTTGTTTATACCAGCATCACCAGAAAGTGGTGCATCATGCTATGACTTTATAATAGCTGTGAAATGACTAAATGATAAGAATTTTCAGCTCCATAATAATATTCTGAGACGATAATCATATATGTGGTTTATCACTGAAGGAATTGTTATGTAGCACATAACTGAATATGTAATTTGAATTAAACAGTTGCTCTTTGAAGTGGAAAAAGGATTGAGAAAATGTGGTAACTGGTAGAAACAGAagaaatgcttttgttttgtgGAAGAGACTAATACATGTTTCAATACTAATCTAGGGAACTAATAGTGAGAGaaagattaaaggaaaaatggaaactaTATAGCTCAAGTTTCTCTTTTGGAGCAACGAAGAAGGGGTTGGCCTGGGATGCAAGGAAGAATTAGCATTGGAAGGAATGATAGCCCTTccttttaacaaaagaaaaagaaagtatggaTGAGGATATTGTTAGGCCTGAGAATTTGGTAGTGGCAGGAAATAGTGCCTTTCTTTGTTAagagcaaaaataattttctgagaaTGATCGAGTTTCTGAGAATTATCAGACATTGAGACAGATGGAAATGTTGACCATACTCactgaaaaattggaaaaaaagttttctatgaaaatattatCTCTGCTTGGTAGTGTAAAGAAACTTAACATAGTCATGAAACATGAATTTTTAGTAACATTATCAGACTTCTGGCTGtatgttttttttggtactaccCAGAAATCTGGGTATAGTTGCAGAACAGAAGGTTGTTTGCAATCAAATAACAGTTGACGTTAAGTAGAAATGTGTTGGCAATCTATTGGAGAAGGGAATTCAGGAAGGAAGTGGGGACTAGAGAACACTGGTAAGTGGGATCAATTACAGGGATGTGTGTGACCAGAGATTCTGAGCAGGGAGACTTGCTGTTAAGTATTAAGCCAGTGTACTGGGGAAAGAACATTAGTGCTCAGAGTAGAGTGTATCATCATATCAGGGCAGGCATCTTGGGATAATGATAGGCCTGTGTGG containing:
- the Ccnh gene encoding cyclin-H isoform X1, which produces MYHNSSQKRHWTFASEEQLARLRADANRKFKCKVVANGKVLPNDPVFLEPHEEMTLCKYYEKRLLEFCSVFKPAMPRSVVGTACMYFKRFYLNNSVMEYHPRIIMLTCAFLACKVDEFNVSSPQFVGNLRESPLGQEKALEQILEYELLLIQQLNFHLIVHNPYRPFEGFLIDIKTRYPMLENPEILRKTADDFLNRIALTDAYLLYTPSQIALTAILSSASRAGIAMESYLSESLMLRENRTCLSQLLDIMKSMRNLVKKYEPPRSEEVAILKQKLERCHSAEFALNVITKKRKGYEDDDYVSKKSKHEEEEWTDDDLVDSL